The region TTCTCTGCCTCCTAATTTAGAGCAAGAGATATTAGAAATTTTAAATCAAACACCTGATGTTTATATTAAAGCTTTTGGCATAAAAATTGATAAAAACAAAATTTTAGCTAAAGATTTAGTTTTTTATGGAGCAGAAGGATGCTCAAAATGCGGCGGTATTGGTTATCATTCTCGCGCTGTAATAGCTGAAATTTTGGTAATGACTGACAATTTGAGAAAATTGATTGCTAATAACGGCAATGAGGATAAAATTAAAGAAGAGTTAAACGATCAAAAAATGATTACAATGAAACAGGACGGAATTTTAAAAGCTTTAAGCGGTGTGACAACATTAGAGGAGATAATGAAAGCGTCAAAAGATTAATAAATAGGTTAATTAACTTAAATATTTTTTTATGGCTTTTAAAAAACAAATAAAAATTTTGATTATTGAAGACGATAGTTTTTTAAGTGATTTTTATGGCAAAAAATTATCAGATAAAAATTATGAAGTGTTTATAGCTTCTGACGGCGAAAAAGGAGTTAAAATAGCTAAAGAAAAAAAACCAGATTTGATTTTATTAGATTTGGTTTTGCCAAAAATGAGCGGTTTTGATGTTGTAAAAGAATTAAAATCAGGAGATTGTAAAAATATACCAATTGTCCTGCTTACTAATTTAAACG is a window of Patescibacteria group bacterium DNA encoding:
- a CDS encoding response regulator transcription factor encodes the protein MAFKKQIKILIIEDDSFLSDFYGKKLSDKNYEVFIASDGEKGVKIAKEKKPDLILLDLVLPKMSGFDVVKELKSGDCKNIPIVLLTNLNEKENIDKALDMGVEDYLIKVYFTPSEIVEKIKNILSKRYKFNT